In one window of Ruminococcus hominis DNA:
- a CDS encoding purine-nucleoside phosphorylase, which produces MYKKLMTCLESVKKKIDFKPEVALVLGSGLGDFADGIQIEQTIDYSEIEGFPVSTVKGHKGRFVFGYVENTPVVIMQGRVHYYEGYTMSDVVLPTRLMGMLGAKKILLTNAAGGCNPAYKPGDFMMITDHITTAVPSPLIGPNIEELGVRFPDMSEVYSKRLRDVIRKCAAECGIELQEGVYVQFTGPSYETPAEIRLAQNWGADAVGMSTACEAMAARHMGMEICGISCITNMAAGLSKEALDHKEVQETADRVAKSFKELVTKVIVNM; this is translated from the coding sequence ATGTATAAGAAATTAATGACATGTCTTGAAAGTGTAAAAAAGAAAATAGATTTTAAACCGGAAGTAGCATTGGTTCTTGGTTCCGGACTTGGAGATTTTGCAGATGGAATTCAAATCGAGCAGACAATTGATTATTCAGAAATAGAAGGCTTTCCGGTTTCTACAGTAAAAGGTCATAAAGGACGTTTTGTATTTGGATATGTAGAGAATACACCTGTTGTGATTATGCAGGGACGTGTTCATTATTATGAAGGATATACCATGTCAGATGTTGTTCTTCCAACGCGTCTTATGGGAATGCTTGGAGCAAAGAAAATTCTCCTTACAAATGCAGCAGGCGGATGCAATCCTGCTTATAAACCAGGAGATTTTATGATGATTACAGATCATATTACAACAGCGGTACCAAGTCCATTGATCGGACCAAATATTGAGGAACTCGGAGTGAGATTCCCGGATATGAGTGAAGTATACAGTAAGCGCCTTCGCGATGTAATCCGTAAATGCGCAGCAGAATGTGGTATTGAGCTACAGGAAGGTGTTTATGTTCAGTTTACAGGACCAAGCTATGAGACTCCGGCAGAGATAAGACTTGCACAGAACTGGGGTGCAGATGCAGTTGGAATGAGTACAGCTTGCGAAGCTATGGCAGCACGTCACATGGGAATGGAAATCTGTGGAATTTCCTGCATTACAAATATGGCTGCAGGACTTTCAAAAGAAGCATTGGATCATAAAGAAGTGCAGGAGACAGCTGACCGCGTAGCAAAATCGTTTAAGGAACTTGTTACAAAAGTTATTGTAAACATGTAA
- a CDS encoding helix-turn-helix transcriptional regulator: MNMNEYQNYHESKSHTNIEFPYNTYLCCIPVDFNQVPLHWHEELEFIVITKGCGTISVDFHSQLVSAGDIVFVRPGQLHSIEQKEHFRMEYENILLDPAMLISGEQDLCAQQFILPLLNNHIRTETFFTPALPYYSGIASCIREIDQLCDIRPKGYQLAVKGRLFQLMYLLISNQISKKNISSARSKSLDKLKMILKYVEEHYDEPTTIDDMADLTHYSKSHFMKFFKSHMGMGFIEYLNDYRLTIAARQLVSSDESILTVASLSGFDNLSYFNRLFRRKYHTTPGAYRKKTASDE, translated from the coding sequence ATGAATATGAATGAATATCAAAATTATCATGAATCAAAATCGCATACTAACATAGAATTTCCTTACAACACTTATCTCTGCTGTATTCCTGTAGATTTTAATCAGGTTCCGCTTCATTGGCATGAAGAACTGGAATTTATCGTAATCACGAAAGGATGTGGGACCATATCTGTAGATTTCCATTCTCAATTAGTCTCCGCCGGTGATATTGTATTTGTACGCCCGGGGCAATTGCATTCTATAGAACAAAAAGAACATTTCCGCATGGAATATGAAAATATTCTTCTTGATCCTGCCATGTTAATAAGCGGAGAGCAAGATTTATGTGCACAGCAGTTTATTCTTCCACTTTTAAACAACCACATTCGAACTGAAACATTTTTTACTCCTGCGCTTCCTTATTATTCAGGAATCGCATCCTGCATCCGGGAAATCGATCAGTTGTGTGATATACGCCCCAAAGGATATCAATTAGCTGTAAAAGGAAGACTTTTTCAACTCATGTACCTTCTTATATCTAACCAGATAAGTAAAAAAAATATTTCAAGTGCCCGTTCAAAATCACTGGACAAATTGAAAATGATTTTAAAATATGTAGAAGAACATTACGATGAACCAACTACCATTGATGATATGGCTGACCTAACTCATTATAGTAAATCGCATTTTATGAAATTTTTCAAATCGCATATGGGAATGGGATTTATTGAATATTTAAATGATTACCGACTCACCATTGCCGCACGCCAGCTTGTATCTTCCGATGAATCAATCCTTACAGTTGCATCTCTTTCCGGATTTGATAATCTTTCTTATTTTAATAGATTGTTTCGAAGAAAATATCACACTACTCCGGGGGCATATCGCAAGAAAACAGCTTCTGACGAATAA
- the udp gene encoding uridine phosphorylase: protein MKNYSEDQSRQYHIQVAKGEVGRYVIMPGDPKRCAKIAQYFDDPVLIADNREYVTYTGTLDGVKVSVTSTGIGGPSASIAMEELYKCGADTFVRIGTCGGMQTEIKSGDVVIATGAIRMEGTSKEYAPIEYPAVADLDVTNALVAAAKEKNFTHYTGVVQCKDAFYGQHEPETMPVGYELINKWEAWKMMGCLASEMESAALFICASKLRARAGSCFLVVANQEREKLGLENPVAHDTDMAIQVAVEAIRKLIKADQENK, encoded by the coding sequence ATGAAAAATTATTCAGAAGATCAAAGCAGACAATATCATATTCAGGTGGCAAAGGGAGAAGTCGGACGTTATGTGATAATGCCGGGTGATCCAAAGAGATGTGCAAAAATCGCACAGTATTTTGATGATCCGGTTTTGATAGCAGATAACAGAGAATATGTTACATATACAGGAACACTGGACGGTGTAAAAGTAAGCGTAACATCTACAGGAATTGGCGGACCGTCAGCATCGATCGCAATGGAAGAATTATATAAATGCGGAGCAGATACATTTGTTAGAATTGGAACTTGTGGAGGAATGCAGACAGAAATTAAAAGCGGGGATGTTGTAATTGCAACAGGAGCAATCCGTATGGAAGGAACATCAAAAGAATATGCACCGATCGAGTATCCGGCAGTGGCAGATCTTGATGTTACAAATGCGCTGGTTGCAGCCGCAAAAGAAAAGAACTTTACTCATTATACAGGGGTTGTTCAGTGTAAGGATGCATTTTATGGACAGCACGAGCCGGAGACAATGCCGGTAGGATATGAGCTTATCAATAAATGGGAAGCATGGAAGATGATGGGATGTCTTGCATCAGAAATGGAGTCTGCTGCACTGTTTATCTGTGCATCTAAATTAAGAGCAAGAGCAGGTTCATGTTTCCTCGTTGTAGCAAATCAGGAGAGAGAAAAACTTGGCCTTGAGAATCCGGTTGCTCATGATACAGACATGGCAATTCAGGTGGCAGTTGAAGCAATTCGTAAATTGATTAAAGCAGATCAGGAAAATAAATAA
- a CDS encoding Crp/Fnr family transcriptional regulator — MERNYLHEMLPFLTQIEKKRQEQFEIYFHSAPLWVMEALEVENIAAGTIFIHENEPADMIYFVGIGKVKATDYRVSGIAFDFMKPDNVIALGGMEVIMEQGTYKTTVQTETDCVLVKLSRAKYEKWLYSDPETFRLEAKLTCHSLLEEERRNRLYLFLQGADRLALLYVELYEKYNKNGTFYIKESRTSMADETGLCLKSVSRAIRKFSEAGLVTKNGSQLQISKEQYEGLKKIVTDKIDRR, encoded by the coding sequence ATGGAACGTAATTATTTGCATGAGATGCTGCCGTTTTTGACGCAGATTGAGAAAAAAAGACAAGAACAATTTGAAATATATTTTCATAGTGCTCCGCTTTGGGTCATGGAAGCACTGGAAGTGGAGAATATAGCAGCGGGGACGATTTTTATTCATGAAAATGAACCGGCAGATATGATTTATTTTGTTGGAATCGGAAAAGTAAAAGCGACAGATTATCGAGTCTCGGGAATTGCGTTTGATTTTATGAAGCCTGATAATGTAATTGCTCTTGGGGGAATGGAAGTGATTATGGAGCAGGGGACTTACAAAACAACAGTGCAGACAGAGACAGACTGTGTGTTGGTAAAATTGTCGCGTGCAAAGTATGAAAAGTGGCTGTATTCAGATCCGGAAACATTTCGGCTGGAAGCGAAACTAACTTGTCATTCTCTTCTGGAAGAAGAAAGGCGCAACCGTCTGTACCTCTTTCTTCAAGGAGCAGACAGGCTGGCACTTTTATATGTGGAATTATATGAAAAATATAATAAAAATGGAACATTTTATATCAAAGAGAGCCGTACGAGTATGGCGGACGAGACAGGATTGTGTCTGAAGAGTGTCAGTAGAGCAATTCGGAAATTTTCGGAAGCCGGACTGGTCACAAAAAATGGAAGCCAGTTACAGATTAGTAAAGAACAGTATGAAGGTCTTAAAAAGATAGTCACTGATAAAATTGACAGAAGATAA
- a CDS encoding putative ABC transporter permease, with translation MLSSMSIYFILLYFFVYGFLGWCTEVGFAAFKTHHFVNRGFLNGPICPIYGVGVTAVITILTPYKSDIIVLYILSVVLVTVLEGVTGWAMDKIFHNKWWDYSDMPLNIGGYVCLLFSIVWGFACLFIIYFIQPLVHDLLAFIPTIVGIILIIILGITLIADLYVTASTIFKFNRRLAAMEKIAAEMHEISEQIGQEIFEKTIRAMDRQEASKEKLATATDEFKEKMQDTASGLKEKTQGTAFELKERALDARERSQEISEELRSRIASLHTRYHESTDKPGRISRRLMNAFPKMESRQHKESLEVLKKRWKR, from the coding sequence ATGCTATCATCAATGTCAATTTATTTTATATTACTATACTTTTTTGTATATGGGTTTTTAGGCTGGTGTACTGAAGTTGGTTTCGCAGCCTTTAAAACACATCACTTTGTAAACCGAGGATTCTTAAATGGTCCGATCTGTCCTATTTATGGAGTCGGAGTTACCGCTGTTATAACCATTCTAACTCCTTATAAATCAGATATTATTGTTCTCTATATTCTCTCCGTCGTCCTGGTAACAGTATTGGAAGGAGTTACCGGATGGGCTATGGATAAAATTTTTCATAATAAATGGTGGGATTATTCTGATATGCCATTAAACATCGGCGGATATGTATGTCTGTTATTTTCTATTGTATGGGGATTTGCATGTCTGTTTATTATTTATTTTATACAGCCGCTTGTTCATGATTTGCTTGCGTTCATCCCAACAATTGTCGGAATTATATTAATTATAATACTTGGAATCACTTTAATCGCAGACTTATATGTGACAGCTTCTACAATATTTAAATTTAATCGTCGTCTGGCCGCTATGGAGAAAATTGCTGCTGAGATGCATGAAATTTCTGAGCAGATTGGTCAAGAAATTTTTGAAAAGACAATCCGTGCTATGGATAGACAAGAAGCCTCAAAAGAAAAACTTGCTACTGCTACCGATGAGTTTAAAGAAAAAATGCAGGATACTGCTTCTGGATTGAAAGAAAAAACACAAGGAACTGCTTTTGAATTAAAGGAACGTGCTTTGGATGCCCGCGAACGTTCACAGGAAATCAGCGAAGAACTGCGCAGCAGAATCGCATCTCTTCACACTCGTTATCATGAATCAACGGATAAACCGGGTCGTATTTCCCGCCGTCTGATGAACGCATTTCCGAAAATGGAATCTCGTCAGCACAAAGAATCTCTTGAAGTATTAAAGAAACGCTGGAAACGATAA
- the malQ gene encoding 4-alpha-glucanotransferase, with amino-acid sequence MRESGVLLPIFSLPSKYGIGCFSKEAYTFVDQLKEAGQKKWQILPLGPTGYGDSPYQSFSTFAGNPYFIDLESLIKEGLLTKDECDAADFGNKADEIDYEKMYFNRFKLLRKAYERFSPDKEYEKFIKENEEWLTDYCLYMAIKDWQGGVSWIEWEEGYRNRLPEYMKKAEEELKDEIGFYQFQQYKFACQWKKLHDYANEKGIEIIGDIPIYVAFDSADTWANPKLFQFDEENLPTAVAGCPPDGFSATGQLWGNPLYNWEYHKETGYTWWLERIAHCFRLYDVVRIDHFRGFDEYYAIPYGSKTAENGCWQPGPGMDLFNTINEKLGELKIIAEDLGFLTDSVLQLLKDSGYPGMKVLQFAFDSRESGNYLPHTYPKNCVVYTGTHDNTTTRAWYHDVSKECRTYAKEYLHKPALDEDTLSWDFIAMAMGSVADLCVIPMQDYLCLDERARINTPSTLGGNWVWRMDKDALTDELVEQMKQMTVLYGR; translated from the coding sequence ATGCGAGAAAGTGGAGTGTTATTACCAATATTTTCTCTTCCGTCAAAATATGGGATCGGTTGTTTTTCAAAAGAAGCATATACTTTTGTGGATCAGTTGAAAGAAGCAGGACAAAAAAAGTGGCAGATTCTGCCACTTGGTCCTACGGGATATGGCGACTCTCCGTACCAGTCTTTTTCAACATTTGCGGGAAATCCATATTTTATTGATCTGGAAAGTCTGATCAAAGAAGGTCTGTTGACGAAGGATGAATGCGATGCAGCAGATTTTGGAAACAAGGCTGATGAAATCGATTATGAAAAAATGTATTTTAATCGTTTTAAACTGCTTCGAAAAGCGTATGAACGTTTTAGCCCGGATAAGGAATATGAAAAATTTATAAAAGAAAATGAAGAATGGCTGACAGATTACTGTTTGTACATGGCAATTAAAGATTGGCAAGGTGGAGTAAGTTGGATTGAGTGGGAGGAAGGTTATCGTAACCGTCTTCCAGAGTATATGAAAAAAGCCGAAGAAGAATTGAAAGATGAAATCGGATTTTATCAGTTCCAGCAATATAAATTTGCATGTCAATGGAAGAAACTACATGATTATGCCAATGAAAAAGGAATTGAAATTATTGGAGATATTCCAATTTATGTTGCGTTTGACAGTGCAGACACTTGGGCAAATCCAAAATTATTCCAGTTTGATGAAGAAAATCTTCCAACAGCAGTAGCAGGATGCCCACCGGATGGGTTCTCAGCCACAGGACAGCTGTGGGGAAATCCGTTATATAATTGGGAATATCACAAAGAGACAGGGTATACATGGTGGTTGGAACGAATTGCACATTGTTTCCGGTTATACGATGTAGTACGAATTGATCATTTTCGTGGATTTGATGAGTACTATGCAATTCCTTATGGAAGTAAAACAGCAGAGAATGGTTGCTGGCAGCCGGGACCGGGAATGGATCTGTTCAATACAATCAATGAAAAGCTTGGCGAATTAAAAATTATTGCAGAGGATCTTGGCTTTTTGACAGATTCGGTATTGCAGTTATTGAAAGACTCTGGATATCCGGGAATGAAGGTGCTTCAGTTCGCGTTTGATTCCAGAGAGTCTGGGAATTATCTCCCTCATACGTATCCGAAAAATTGTGTTGTATATACAGGAACACATGACAATACTACTACAAGAGCATGGTATCATGACGTGTCGAAAGAATGTAGAACTTATGCAAAAGAATATTTGCATAAGCCGGCATTAGATGAAGATACTCTTTCATGGGATTTTATTGCAATGGCAATGGGAAGTGTTGCAGATTTATGTGTGATTCCAATGCAGGATTACCTCTGTCTTGATGAGCGTGCAAGAATCAATACGCCATCTACACTAGGTGGAAACTGGGTATGGAGAATGGATAAAGATGCGTTGACAGATGAACTTGTAGAGCAGATGAAACAAATGACAGTGTTATATGGAAGATAA
- a CDS encoding tRNA pseudouridine synthase A, whose translation MKNIKLTIQYDGTRYQGWQKPGKKGNSNTISGKLTEVISRITDEETTLFAGAKTDTNVHADAQIVNFKTNTTLSALKLKQELNHYLPQDIAIISAEEVSERFHASLNAQTITYLYRVNCAPVADVFTRKYKYHLPDTLDFNAMQHASEQLLGRHDFKHFSSGKTKKSTEKDLLSIEIFNGFHIPKDLLLKCEQPSDADFLFLLKGNDFLHQMPLYLTETLLEIGLGSRNASSIPLIFSGEDTVSKRCPSHGLFLHEITY comes from the coding sequence ATGAAAAACATAAAATTAACGATTCAATATGATGGCACGCGCTATCAAGGATGGCAGAAACCTGGGAAGAAAGGAAATTCTAATACCATCTCCGGAAAACTTACAGAAGTGATTTCTCGAATCACTGATGAAGAAACCACCTTATTTGCAGGTGCCAAAACAGACACAAATGTGCACGCTGATGCACAAATTGTAAATTTTAAGACAAACACTACATTATCTGCATTAAAATTAAAGCAAGAATTAAACCATTATCTTCCACAAGATATTGCTATTATTTCTGCCGAAGAGGTTTCTGAACGTTTTCATGCTTCATTAAATGCACAAACAATCACTTATCTTTATCGTGTAAACTGTGCACCGGTTGCAGATGTATTTACAAGAAAATACAAGTACCACCTGCCGGATACATTAGATTTTAATGCTATGCAGCATGCCTCAGAACAATTGCTTGGAAGACATGATTTCAAGCATTTTTCTTCTGGAAAGACAAAAAAATCAACCGAAAAAGATTTGCTTTCCATCGAAATTTTCAATGGATTTCATATTCCGAAAGATTTACTTCTAAAGTGTGAACAGCCATCTGATGCTGATTTTCTTTTTCTTCTAAAAGGAAATGATTTTCTACATCAAATGCCACTTTACTTAACAGAAACGTTATTAGAAATAGGACTCGGCAGCCGAAACGCATCTTCCATTCCATTAATTTTTTCTGGAGAAGATACTGTTTCTAAACGTTGTCCTTCTCATGGACTCTTTCTTCATGAGATTACATACTAA
- a CDS encoding acyl-CoA thioesterase has translation MRLIAKKYVKKLEENVKVREQRRMEESRVETVYIVRPNHLNAAGRLFGGMLVQWIDEAAGIVAMRHTRENCITASIDNLKFIRGAYLGEHVVIIGRVTYVGNTSMEVRVDTYVEDKQGMRRPINRAYLTMVALDENDHPIQVPELIIETEEQRGEWEAAQKRREMRELRRKEGF, from the coding sequence ATGAGACTAATTGCAAAAAAATATGTGAAAAAGTTGGAGGAAAATGTAAAAGTGCGTGAACAAAGACGGATGGAAGAATCTCGAGTTGAGACGGTATATATTGTTCGTCCGAATCATTTGAATGCAGCAGGAAGATTATTTGGGGGAATGTTGGTTCAATGGATTGATGAAGCAGCAGGTATTGTGGCGATGCGTCATACAAGAGAAAATTGTATTACAGCATCCATCGATAATCTGAAATTTATAAGAGGTGCATATCTGGGGGAACATGTTGTTATTATCGGACGAGTGACTTATGTTGGGAATACTTCGATGGAAGTGCGTGTGGATACATATGTGGAAGATAAACAAGGAATGAGACGCCCAATTAACAGAGCATATCTGACAATGGTAGCGTTAGATGAAAATGATCATCCAATTCAGGTTCCAGAGCTGATTATTGAGACAGAAGAACAAAGAGGCGAATGGGAGGCTGCACAAAAGCGACGCGAGATGCGGGAACTCAGAAGAAAAGAAGGATTTTAG
- a CDS encoding glycogen/starch/alpha-glucan phosphorylase: MKIQELLQQKLGKSVDTASNTEIYYALLSIVQEMAKEKEAPATKKKIYYISAEFLIGKLLSNNMINLGIYDEVRELLAANGKDICEIEEVEPEPSLGNGGLGRLAACFLDSIATLGISGDGIGLNYHLGLFKQEFEDELQKAVPNPWIEKESWLTKTDVTYPVTFGDLKLQSRMYDIEVTGYNNQTNKLHLFDIDSVDETIVKDGITFNKEDIAKNLTLFLYPDDSDDNGRLLRIYQQYFMVSNGAQLILDECVARGCNLHDLADYAVIQINDTHPTMVIPELIRLLVERGIAMDEAIEIVSNTCAYTNHTILAEALEKWPIAYLNKVVPQLVPIIEILDDKVRRKFDDERVVIIDKNDVVHMAHIDIHYGFSVNGVASLHTAILKETELNPFYQIYPEKFNNKTNGITFRRWLIHCNPGLTELLDKVIGKEYRNDANGLEKLLAYKEDANVLDQLLEVKKENKKALCEYLKKTQGVELNPESIFDIQIKRLHEYKRQQMNALYIIHKYLEIKAGKKPSTPITVIFGAKAAPAYVIAKDIIHLILCLQELINNDPEVSPYLKVVMVENYNVTKAEKLIPACDISEQISLASKEASGTGNMKFMLNGALTLGTEDGANVEIHELVGDDNIFVFGASSEEVIEHYAKADYVSKKFYEEDADIKAAVDFITSEQLLAIGHEENLTRLKNELLNKDWFMTLLDFKAYAAKKEEALKAYEDRKAWAEKMVVNISKAGYFSSDRTIAEYNNDIWHVQ; the protein is encoded by the coding sequence ATGAAGATTCAGGAATTATTGCAGCAGAAACTTGGAAAATCAGTGGATACAGCTTCAAATACAGAAATTTATTATGCACTTTTAAGTATTGTGCAGGAAATGGCAAAAGAAAAAGAAGCTCCGGCTACAAAGAAAAAAATTTATTATATTTCAGCAGAGTTTTTGATTGGAAAATTGCTTTCTAATAACATGATTAACCTTGGGATTTATGACGAAGTAAGAGAGCTGCTTGCAGCAAATGGAAAAGATATTTGCGAGATTGAAGAAGTAGAGCCAGAACCATCTCTTGGAAACGGCGGACTTGGAAGACTGGCAGCATGTTTTCTTGATTCAATCGCAACTTTGGGAATTAGTGGAGATGGAATTGGGCTGAATTATCATTTAGGATTATTCAAACAGGAATTTGAAGACGAATTGCAGAAAGCAGTGCCAAATCCATGGATTGAAAAAGAAAGCTGGCTTACAAAAACAGATGTGACATATCCGGTTACATTTGGTGATTTGAAATTACAGTCAAGAATGTATGACATTGAAGTTACAGGATACAATAATCAGACAAATAAACTTCATTTATTTGATATAGATTCCGTAGATGAAACAATCGTAAAAGATGGAATTACATTTAACAAAGAAGATATTGCAAAGAATCTGACATTATTCTTATATCCTGATGACAGTGATGATAATGGTCGTCTTCTCCGTATTTATCAGCAGTATTTCATGGTAAGCAATGGTGCACAGCTGATTTTGGACGAGTGTGTTGCCCGTGGATGCAATTTACATGATTTAGCAGACTATGCAGTAATCCAGATTAATGATACACATCCGACAATGGTAATTCCAGAATTAATCCGTTTGTTAGTAGAGCGTGGAATTGCAATGGATGAGGCAATTGAAATTGTATCAAACACATGTGCATATACAAATCATACAATTCTTGCAGAGGCATTGGAAAAATGGCCAATCGCTTACTTGAACAAAGTTGTACCACAGCTTGTTCCGATCATTGAAATTTTAGATGATAAAGTAAGAAGAAAATTTGATGATGAAAGAGTTGTGATTATAGATAAAAATGATGTAGTTCATATGGCACATATTGATATTCATTATGGATTTAGTGTAAACGGAGTTGCATCTTTGCATACAGCGATCCTCAAAGAGACAGAATTGAATCCATTTTACCAGATTTATCCAGAAAAATTTAATAATAAGACAAATGGAATTACATTCCGTCGCTGGTTGATTCACTGCAATCCAGGACTGACAGAACTGCTTGATAAGGTGATTGGAAAAGAGTATCGAAATGATGCAAACGGGCTGGAAAAATTACTGGCATATAAAGAAGATGCAAATGTATTAGACCAGTTACTTGAAGTGAAAAAAGAAAATAAAAAAGCACTTTGCGAATATTTGAAGAAAACCCAGGGTGTAGAATTAAATCCAGAGTCAATTTTTGATATTCAGATCAAACGTCTGCATGAGTACAAACGTCAGCAGATGAATGCACTGTATATAATCCATAAATATCTGGAAATTAAAGCAGGGAAAAAACCATCTACACCAATTACAGTTATTTTTGGGGCAAAAGCAGCTCCTGCATATGTTATTGCAAAAGATATTATTCATTTGATTTTATGTCTTCAGGAATTGATCAACAATGATCCAGAAGTAAGTCCATATCTGAAGGTTGTTATGGTAGAAAACTACAACGTGACAAAAGCAGAAAAACTGATTCCGGCTTGTGATATTTCTGAACAGATTTCACTGGCATCAAAAGAGGCAAGTGGAACAGGTAATATGAAATTTATGTTAAATGGAGCACTGACACTTGGAACAGAAGACGGGGCAAATGTGGAAATCCATGAGCTTGTTGGAGACGATAACATTTTTGTATTTGGTGCTTCAAGTGAAGAAGTTATTGAACACTATGCAAAAGCTGATTATGTGTCAAAGAAATTCTATGAGGAAGATGCGGACATCAAGGCAGCAGTAGACTTTATCACATCAGAGCAATTACTTGCAATCGGACATGAAGAGAATTTGACAAGATTGAAAAATGAGTTGTTAAATAAAGACTGGTTTATGACACTTCTTGATTTCAAAGCTTATGCAGCAAAGAAGGAAGAAGCATTGAAAGCGTATGAAGATCGTAAAGCATGGGCCGAGAAGATGGTAGTAAATATCTCAAAAGCAGGATATTTCTCATCTGACCGTACAATTGCAGAGTATAACAATGATATTTGGCATGTACAGTAA
- the deoC gene encoding deoxyribose-phosphate aldolase: MDVKEILKHVDHTLLLQGATWEEIKQICDDAMKYETASVCIAPSYVKQAAEYMGDKMAVCTVIGFPNGYMTTKAKEFETKDALENGASEIDMVINIGWLKDKKYDLIENEIRALKAVCKDKILKVIIETCFLTDEEKIKMCEIVTNAGADYIKTSTGFGGAGATFDDIKLFSQHIGPNVKMKAAGGISSMEDAEKFLELGADRLGTSRIIKIVKNEEATGY, from the coding sequence ATGGATGTGAAAGAGATTTTAAAACATGTTGATCATACACTTCTTCTTCAGGGGGCTACTTGGGAAGAAATCAAACAGATTTGTGACGATGCAATGAAATATGAAACCGCATCTGTTTGTATTGCACCAAGCTACGTAAAACAGGCCGCAGAATATATGGGTGATAAGATGGCGGTTTGTACAGTAATCGGATTCCCAAACGGATATATGACAACTAAAGCAAAGGAATTTGAGACAAAAGATGCACTGGAGAATGGTGCTTCTGAAATTGATATGGTAATCAATATCGGATGGCTCAAGGATAAAAAGTATGACTTGATTGAGAATGAGATCAGAGCTTTAAAAGCTGTCTGCAAAGATAAAATTCTTAAAGTTATCATTGAGACATGTTTCCTTACTGACGAAGAGAAGATTAAGATGTGCGAAATCGTAACAAATGCAGGTGCTGATTACATTAAGACATCGACAGGTTTTGGCGGAGCGGGAGCAACATTTGATGATATCAAACTTTTTTCACAGCATATCGGACCAAATGTGAAGATGAAAGCAGCAGGTGGTATTTCATCTATGGAAGATGCTGAGAAATTCCTTGAACTTGGAGCAGATCGTCTTGGCACAAGCCGTATCATTAAGATTGTGAAGAATGAGGAAGCAACAGGATATTAA